A single window of Verrucomicrobiia bacterium DNA harbors:
- a CDS encoding tetratricopeptide repeat protein — MKQRRHWLAFLAMAWLTAALAAATPEEEFAQANQLCEQGRYAEAIARYEQLLKAGQVSPALYYNLGTAHFRAGQPGRAIYALRHAERLAPRDPDIRANLASIRRAVSGREEVGPRGLEALLGRLTLNEWCVAASIILWAWLGVLTLGQWRAAWRTRWRSVGWLLLAVWLFNLACLTGAAYFHWGQRVAIVAQKDVQARLAPYDVSKPVWNLPEGAEVRVLSENQDWLEIRDDRGRAGWVKRDQVLLWPR; from the coding sequence ATGAAGCAACGGAGGCATTGGCTCGCTTTTCTGGCGATGGCCTGGCTGACGGCGGCCCTGGCCGCCGCCACGCCGGAGGAGGAATTTGCCCAGGCCAATCAATTATGCGAGCAGGGCCGGTATGCCGAAGCCATTGCCCGTTATGAGCAATTGCTGAAGGCCGGACAGGTCTCCCCCGCCCTCTACTACAATCTCGGCACGGCGCACTTCCGGGCCGGCCAGCCGGGCCGGGCCATTTACGCGCTGCGCCACGCCGAGCGCCTGGCTCCGCGCGACCCCGACATCCGCGCCAACCTCGCCTCCATTCGCCGGGCCGTCAGTGGCCGCGAAGAAGTTGGCCCCCGCGGACTGGAAGCCCTGCTGGGACGCCTGACGCTCAACGAGTGGTGCGTGGCCGCCTCCATCATTCTGTGGGCATGGCTGGGCGTTTTAACTTTGGGACAATGGCGCGCGGCCTGGCGCACCCGCTGGCGCAGCGTGGGTTGGCTCCTCCTCGCCGTGTGGTTGTTCAACCTGGCCTGCCTGACCGGCGCGGCTTATTTCCACTGGGGGCAGCGCGTGGCCATTGTGGCCCAAAAGGACGTCCAGGCCCGCCTCGCACCCTACGACGTCTCCAAACCCGTCTGGAACCTCCCGGAAGGCGCCGAAGTGCGCGTCCTGAGCGAAAACCAAGACTGGCTGGAAATCCGCGACGACCGCGGCCGTGCCGGCTGGGTTAAGCGGGACCAGGTTTTGCTTTGGCCGCGTTGA
- the coaE gene encoding dephospho-CoA kinase (Dephospho-CoA kinase (CoaE) performs the final step in coenzyme A biosynthesis.), whose translation MILLGLTGGVGMGKSTAARFFQELGLPVVDTDLLARELTAPGQPALQEIAREFGPEYLTAEGALNRSALAQKVFADAAARQRLEALLHPRIRDAWQAEAERWRAGGVWGGVVVIPLLYETGAAHEVDKVACVACSPGTQALRLKARGWTEEHARQRIAAQWPVEEKIRRADFVIWTEGSLAAHQAQVERVVRSLKNLGVSPAATPA comes from the coding sequence ATGATATTGCTGGGGCTTACCGGCGGTGTGGGCATGGGCAAATCCACCGCCGCCCGGTTCTTCCAGGAGCTGGGCCTGCCGGTGGTGGACACGGATCTGTTGGCGCGTGAACTCACGGCGCCGGGGCAGCCGGCGTTGCAGGAGATTGCGCGGGAGTTTGGCCCGGAATACCTCACGGCAGAAGGCGCGCTCAACCGCTCCGCCCTGGCCCAGAAAGTTTTTGCGGACGCGGCCGCCCGGCAGCGGCTCGAAGCCCTCCTGCATCCTCGCATCCGTGACGCCTGGCAGGCGGAAGCGGAGCGCTGGCGGGCGGGCGGGGTGTGGGGTGGGGTGGTGGTGATTCCTCTGCTGTACGAGACCGGCGCCGCCCACGAAGTGGACAAGGTGGCCTGCGTGGCCTGCTCCCCCGGGACTCAGGCTTTGCGGTTGAAGGCGCGCGGCTGGACGGAGGAGCATGCGCGGCAGCGCATCGCGGCGCAGTGGCCGGTCGAGGAGAAAATCCGGCGGGCGGATTTTGTGATCTGGACGGAGGGCAGCCTTGCCGCCCACCAAGCCCAGGTGGAGCGCGTGGTGCGGAGTCTGAAAAATTTGGGCGTGTCTCCGGCGGCCACCCCGGCATAA